One Clavibacter zhangzhiyongii genomic region harbors:
- the gap gene encoding type I glyceraldehyde-3-phosphate dehydrogenase, with protein sequence MTVKIGINGFGRIGRNYFRAALAKGSDIEIVAVNDLTDNKALAHLLKYDSITGRLDATVELDGDNIVVNGKAIRVLEERDPANLPWGELGVEIVIESTGRFTKAEDARKHITAGAKKVLVSAPATGDNVATLVLGVNEGTYDPATHDVISNASCTTNCLAPLAKVFLDEFGIERGLMTTVHAYTADQNLQDGPHSDLRRARAAAANIIPTSTGAAKALGLVIPELVGKLDGYALRVPVPTGSITDLTVETTANVTVEQVNAAYKAAAEGPLKGILKYTEDPIVSSDIVNDPHSSIFDAGLTKVIGNQVKVASWYDNEWGYSNRLVDLTEYVADRL encoded by the coding sequence GTGACCGTCAAGATCGGCATCAACGGCTTCGGCCGAATCGGCCGCAACTACTTCCGCGCAGCGCTCGCCAAGGGCAGCGACATCGAGATCGTCGCGGTGAACGACCTCACCGACAACAAGGCGCTCGCGCACCTGCTCAAGTACGACTCCATCACGGGCCGTCTCGACGCCACCGTCGAGCTCGACGGCGACAACATCGTCGTCAACGGCAAGGCCATCCGCGTCCTCGAGGAGCGCGACCCCGCGAACCTCCCCTGGGGCGAGCTGGGCGTCGAGATCGTCATCGAGTCCACGGGCCGCTTCACCAAGGCGGAGGACGCGCGCAAGCACATCACCGCCGGCGCCAAGAAGGTCCTCGTCTCCGCGCCCGCCACGGGCGACAACGTCGCGACCCTGGTCCTCGGCGTCAACGAGGGCACCTACGACCCCGCCACGCACGACGTCATCTCCAACGCGTCCTGCACCACGAACTGCCTCGCGCCCCTCGCCAAGGTCTTCCTCGACGAGTTCGGCATCGAGCGCGGGCTCATGACGACGGTCCACGCCTACACGGCCGACCAGAACCTCCAGGACGGCCCGCACAGCGACCTGCGTCGCGCCCGCGCCGCCGCCGCCAACATCATCCCCACGTCGACGGGTGCCGCCAAGGCGCTCGGACTCGTGATCCCCGAGCTCGTCGGCAAGCTCGACGGCTACGCCCTCCGCGTGCCCGTGCCCACCGGCTCGATCACCGACCTCACCGTCGAGACCACGGCCAACGTCACGGTCGAGCAGGTCAACGCCGCGTACAAGGCCGCGGCCGAGGGCCCGCTCAAGGGCATCCTCAAGTACACCGAGGACCCCATCGTCTCCAGCGACATCGTCAACGACCCGCACTCCTCGATCTTCGACGCCGGCCTCACGAAGGTCATCGGCAACCAGGTCAAGGTCGCGTCGTGGTACGACAACGAGTGGGGCTACTCCAACCGCCTCGTCGACCTCACCGAGTACGTCGCCGATCGCCTGTAA
- a CDS encoding superoxide dismutase, with the protein MADYTLVDLPYDYSALEPSISGRIMELHHDKHHKTYVDGANTALVKLQEARDAGDLTFVNKFQKDLAFNLAGHVNHTVFWNNLSPDGGDAPTGELAAAIDEFFGSYDKLRAHFTASALGIQGSGWSILAWDSLGQKLIIEQLYDHQGNLAAGTVPILLLDMWEHAFYLDYVNVKADYVKAFWNIVNWADVQARFEAARTKTQGLFLLS; encoded by the coding sequence ATGGCTGACTACACTCTCGTCGACCTCCCGTACGACTACTCGGCCCTCGAGCCGAGCATCAGCGGCCGCATCATGGAGCTGCACCACGACAAGCACCACAAGACGTACGTCGACGGCGCGAACACCGCCCTCGTCAAGCTGCAGGAGGCGCGCGACGCCGGCGACCTGACCTTCGTCAACAAGTTCCAGAAGGACCTCGCGTTCAACCTCGCGGGCCACGTGAACCACACCGTGTTCTGGAACAACCTCAGCCCGGACGGCGGCGACGCGCCCACCGGCGAGCTCGCCGCGGCGATCGACGAGTTCTTCGGCTCGTACGACAAGCTCCGCGCGCACTTCACCGCCTCCGCCCTCGGCATCCAGGGCTCCGGCTGGAGCATCCTCGCGTGGGACTCGCTCGGCCAGAAGCTCATCATCGAGCAGCTGTACGACCACCAGGGCAACCTGGCGGCGGGCACCGTCCCGATCCTCCTGCTCGACATGTGGGAGCACGCCTTCTACCTCGACTACGTCAACGTCAAGGCGGACTACGTCAAGGCGTTCTGGAACATCGTCAACTGGGCCGACGTGCAGGCGCGCTTCGAGGCCGCCCGCACCAAGACGCAGGGCCTCTTCCTCCTCTCGTAG
- the whiA gene encoding DNA-binding protein WhiA, which translates to MPLTSDVKEELSRVEVSKTTVRAAELATILRFSGGLHLISNRIAVESELDTPLLARRVRKDLAELYGVRSDISVIPASGMRRATHYLVRVMEGGETLARQTGLLDARRRPIRGLPNRLTTGSREEIAAVWRGAFLAAGTLTDPGRSAALEVTCPGNEAAMALVGAAGRLDVSAKAREVRGVHRVVIRDGDAIGQMLRAMGAQGTVVNWEEMRQRREVRATANRLVNFDDANLRRSAQAAVAACARVERAMEILGPDIPAHLKYAGDLRLRFRDSSLDELGHHADPPMTKDAVAGRIRRLLAMADKKAVDEGLPGTDANLPADLDDV; encoded by the coding sequence TTGCCTCTGACCTCGGACGTCAAGGAAGAACTGTCACGCGTCGAGGTCAGCAAGACCACGGTGAGGGCCGCCGAGCTGGCCACCATCCTGCGCTTCTCCGGCGGGCTCCACCTCATCTCGAACCGCATAGCGGTCGAGTCCGAGCTCGACACCCCGCTCCTCGCCCGTCGCGTCCGCAAGGACCTCGCCGAGCTCTACGGCGTGCGCAGCGACATCTCGGTCATCCCCGCGTCCGGCATGCGCCGGGCCACGCACTACCTCGTGCGCGTGATGGAGGGCGGCGAGACGCTGGCCCGCCAGACGGGCCTGCTCGACGCGCGCCGCCGCCCCATCCGCGGGCTGCCGAACCGCCTCACCACGGGGTCCCGCGAGGAGATCGCGGCGGTCTGGCGCGGGGCGTTCCTCGCCGCCGGCACGCTCACGGATCCCGGCCGCTCGGCCGCGCTCGAGGTCACCTGCCCGGGCAACGAGGCCGCCATGGCGCTCGTCGGCGCCGCAGGTCGGCTCGACGTGAGCGCAAAGGCGCGCGAGGTCCGCGGCGTGCACCGCGTGGTCATCCGCGACGGCGACGCCATCGGCCAGATGCTCCGCGCCATGGGCGCGCAGGGCACGGTCGTGAACTGGGAGGAGATGCGCCAGCGCCGCGAGGTGCGGGCCACCGCCAACCGCCTCGTGAACTTCGACGACGCCAACCTCCGCCGCTCCGCGCAGGCGGCCGTCGCCGCGTGCGCGCGCGTGGAGCGGGCCATGGAGATCCTCGGCCCGGACATCCCCGCGCACCTCAAGTACGCCGGCGACCTGCGCCTGCGATTCCGCGACTCGAGCCTCGACGAGCTGGGCCACCACGCCGACCCGCCCATGACGAAGGACGCGGTCGCCGGGCGCATCCGCCGCCTCCTCGCGATGGCCGACAAGAAGGCCGTCGACGAGGGCCTGCCCGGCACCGACGCGAACCTGCCGGCCGACCTCGACGACGTCTGA
- the rapZ gene encoding RNase adapter RapZ → MSVEIPQQDVMIVTGMSGAGRSTVGNALEDLGWYVVDNLPPQMLKPLVELAGRAGTSLPKIAAVVDVRGGDFFSELRDVLQTFGTGPRLRVLFLEATDAALVRRFEQVRRPHPLQGNGTLLDGIAAERARMIEIREASDLVIDTSELNIHQLATAITEQFSGADDAGVRVTVMSFGFKYGTPTDADMVADMRFLPNPFWTPELRPLTGRDKAVSDYVLGQEGAEEFVHAYAGALAPVLAGYQRENKRHATIAIGCTGGKHRSVAVAEELSSLLRALPGVAVSTKHRDLGRE, encoded by the coding sequence ATGAGCGTGGAGATCCCCCAGCAGGACGTCATGATCGTGACGGGGATGTCCGGCGCGGGCCGCTCCACCGTCGGCAACGCGCTGGAGGACCTCGGCTGGTACGTCGTCGACAACCTCCCGCCGCAGATGCTCAAGCCCCTCGTCGAGCTCGCCGGACGCGCGGGCACGTCGCTGCCGAAGATCGCCGCGGTGGTCGACGTCCGGGGTGGCGACTTCTTCTCGGAGCTGCGCGACGTGCTCCAGACCTTCGGCACCGGCCCGCGCCTGCGCGTGCTGTTCCTCGAGGCCACCGACGCGGCGCTCGTCCGGCGCTTCGAGCAGGTCCGCCGCCCGCACCCGCTGCAGGGCAACGGCACGCTCCTCGACGGCATCGCGGCCGAACGCGCGCGCATGATCGAGATCCGCGAGGCGAGCGACCTCGTCATCGACACGTCCGAGCTCAACATCCACCAGCTCGCCACGGCCATCACCGAGCAGTTCAGCGGGGCTGACGACGCGGGCGTCCGGGTCACCGTCATGAGCTTCGGCTTCAAGTACGGCACGCCCACGGACGCCGACATGGTCGCCGACATGCGCTTCCTGCCGAACCCGTTCTGGACGCCGGAGCTGCGCCCGCTCACCGGCCGCGACAAGGCCGTCAGCGACTACGTGCTCGGCCAGGAGGGGGCGGAGGAGTTCGTCCACGCCTACGCCGGCGCCCTCGCCCCGGTGCTCGCGGGCTATCAGCGGGAGAACAAGAGACACGCTACGATCGCTATCGGCTGTACCGGCGGCAAGCACCGCTCGGTGGCCGTCGCCGAGGAGCTCTCCAGCCTCCTCCGCGCCCTTCCCGGCGTCGCTGTCAGCACCAAGCACCGCGACCTCGGCCGGGAGTAG
- the uvrC gene encoding excinuclease ABC subunit UvrC gives MARTDTVGYRPAAGEIPTSPGVYRFRDAAGRVLYVGKANNLRARLANYFAPLASLHERTRRMVTSAAGVEWTVVGSEFEALQLEFTWIKEFDPPFNVKFRDDKSYPYLAVTLGEDYPRVMVTRNRKIRGAKYFGPYTKVWAIRETVDHLLKVFPMRSCSESTFKRARQTNRPCLLGDIGRCAAPCVGRVSEEEHREIADDFVSFMAGNDSKYVGQLTQRMKDAAAEMDYEAAARHRDDIGALEAALSKTAVVFDDRVDADVFGIAADELAAAVQQFMVRGGRIRGTRTWVVDKELDIGIGELVETVLHNAYEDEAHPPREVLVPELPADAAELELWLSQRRAAGEDDGTVRRGRPSSWQVDLRVAQRGDKAALAQTAATNAQNALMLYKTRRSSDFTTRSKALADIQEALGMPDAPLRMECYDVSHLSGTNIVASMVVFEDGLPRKDQYRRFNIADSTDDTESIHQVITRRLAYLGKEAEVPADAAPPELGEAPPVNKFSYSPNLLIVDGGQPQVAAAQRALEESGVTGIQLAGIAKRLEEIWLPDSDYPIILPRNSDALFLIQRIRDEAHRFAITHQRARRKRDITSVLNEIPGLGPSRVQRLLQQFGSVAKLKQAEVEEIAAVRTIGPTLAQAVYERLRS, from the coding sequence ATGGCCCGCACCGACACCGTCGGCTACCGTCCGGCGGCGGGGGAGATCCCTACGTCGCCGGGCGTGTACCGCTTCCGCGACGCAGCGGGCCGCGTCCTGTACGTGGGCAAGGCGAACAACCTGCGCGCGCGCCTCGCCAACTACTTCGCGCCGCTCGCGAGCCTCCACGAGCGCACGCGCCGGATGGTGACGTCCGCGGCCGGAGTCGAATGGACCGTCGTCGGCAGCGAGTTCGAGGCCCTCCAGCTCGAGTTCACCTGGATCAAGGAGTTCGACCCGCCGTTCAACGTCAAGTTCCGGGACGACAAGTCGTACCCGTACCTGGCGGTCACGCTGGGGGAGGACTACCCGCGGGTGATGGTCACCCGCAACCGCAAGATCCGCGGCGCCAAGTACTTCGGGCCCTACACGAAGGTCTGGGCCATCCGCGAGACGGTCGACCACCTGCTCAAGGTGTTCCCCATGCGGTCGTGCTCGGAGAGCACCTTCAAGCGCGCCCGGCAGACGAACCGCCCCTGCCTGCTCGGCGACATCGGCCGTTGCGCGGCGCCGTGCGTCGGCCGGGTGTCGGAGGAGGAGCACCGCGAGATCGCCGACGACTTCGTCAGCTTCATGGCCGGCAACGACTCCAAGTACGTGGGCCAGCTCACGCAGCGGATGAAGGACGCCGCGGCGGAGATGGACTACGAGGCCGCAGCCCGGCACCGCGACGACATCGGCGCGCTCGAGGCCGCCCTCTCCAAGACCGCGGTCGTGTTCGACGACCGCGTCGACGCCGACGTCTTCGGCATCGCCGCCGACGAGCTCGCCGCCGCCGTGCAGCAGTTCATGGTGCGCGGCGGCCGCATCCGCGGCACGCGCACGTGGGTCGTCGACAAGGAGCTCGACATCGGCATCGGCGAGCTGGTCGAGACCGTGCTCCACAACGCCTACGAGGACGAGGCGCATCCGCCTCGCGAGGTCCTCGTGCCCGAGCTGCCCGCCGACGCCGCGGAGCTCGAGCTCTGGCTCAGCCAGCGTCGCGCCGCGGGGGAGGACGACGGCACGGTGCGCCGCGGCCGCCCGAGCTCGTGGCAGGTCGATCTCCGGGTCGCGCAGCGCGGCGACAAGGCGGCGCTCGCCCAGACCGCCGCGACCAACGCGCAGAACGCCCTCATGCTCTACAAGACGCGGCGCAGCTCCGACTTCACGACCCGGTCGAAGGCGCTGGCCGACATCCAGGAGGCGCTCGGCATGCCCGACGCCCCGCTGCGGATGGAGTGCTACGACGTCTCGCACCTGAGCGGCACCAACATCGTCGCGTCCATGGTCGTGTTCGAGGACGGCCTGCCGCGCAAGGACCAGTACCGCCGCTTCAACATCGCCGACTCCACGGACGACACCGAGTCGATCCACCAGGTCATCACCCGTCGCCTCGCCTACCTCGGCAAGGAGGCGGAGGTGCCGGCCGACGCCGCGCCGCCCGAGCTCGGCGAGGCGCCGCCGGTCAACAAGTTCTCGTACAGCCCGAACCTGCTCATCGTCGACGGCGGGCAGCCGCAGGTGGCAGCGGCCCAGCGGGCGCTCGAGGAGTCGGGCGTCACGGGGATCCAGCTGGCGGGCATCGCCAAGCGCCTCGAGGAGATCTGGCTGCCGGACTCCGACTACCCGATCATCCTGCCGCGCAACAGCGACGCCCTCTTCCTCATCCAGCGCATCCGCGACGAGGCGCATCGCTTCGCGATCACGCACCAGCGCGCCCGGCGCAAGCGCGACATCACGTCGGTGCTCAACGAGATCCCCGGGCTCGGGCCGTCGCGCGTCCAGCGGCTGCTGCAGCAGTTCGGATCGGTCGCCAAGCTCAAGCAGGCCGAGGTCGAGGAGATCGCGGCGGTGCGCACCATCGGGCCGACGCTCGCCCAGGCGGTCTACGAGCGGCTCCGCTCCTGA
- the uvrA gene encoding excinuclease ABC subunit UvrA has translation MSISPVESSSLLSVRGARVHNLRDVDLDIPRDSLVVFTGLSGSGKSSLAFDTIFAEGQRRYVESLSAYARQFLGQVDRPDVDFIEGLSPAVSIDQKSTNRNPRSTVGTITEIFDYMRLLWARIGVAHCPVCGERISRQTVQQIADQLMELESGTRYQIVSPIVSQKKGEFVDLFAELASGGYSRAIVDGELIQLSSPPKLKKQYKHDISVVVDRLVANDDILGRLTDSLETALRLTDGIVMIDFVDVEGPGGLQTYSEKLSCPNNHPIQLTEIEPRTFSFNAPFGACPECSGLGTRMSVDQELLIGDESLSIADGVILPWTTQGKGLFQYYEKLLAGLARDLKFSLTTPWRKLSEEVREAVLRGNDFEVQVKWKNRYGREMTYSSGFEGVMPYIERQFAQAETDNQRARWGEYLREIPCPVCDGKRLKPEVLAVLVHGANIAEVAEMSLSDAQAFMAQLELTDREAHIAAQVLREIRVRLDFLIEVGLNYLNLARAAASLSGGEAQRIRLATQIGSGLTGVLYVLDEPSIGLHQRDNRRLIETLVKLRDLGNTLIVVEHDEDTIRTADWIVDIGPGAGVNGGKVVHSGSYEGLIENRESLTGDYLAGRRAIATPAKRRKIDKKRQIQVVGARANNLQNVTASFPLGTLTAVTGVSGSGKSSLVNDILYRVLANELNGARKVPGKHARVTGLENLDKVVHVDQNPIGRTPRSNPATYTGVFDRIRTLFAETTEAKARGYLPGRFSFNVKGGRCEACSGDGTIKIEMNFLPDVYVACEVCGGARYNRDTLSVHYKGKSIAEVLDMSISEAAEFFEPIQAIHRFMKTLVDVGLGYVRLGQSATTLSGGEAQRVKLSTELQRRSNGRSIYVLDEPTTGLHFEDVRKLLLVLNGLVDKGNTVIVIEHNLDVIKSADWLIDMGPEGGAGGGTVLATGTPEHLATVPESYTGGFLREVLEAEAEASAAGSQRAREERAAV, from the coding sequence GTGTCAATCTCCCCCGTCGAGTCCTCCTCCCTCCTCAGCGTCCGCGGTGCCCGTGTCCACAACCTCCGTGACGTCGACCTCGACATCCCGCGCGACTCGCTGGTGGTCTTCACCGGCCTGTCCGGGTCCGGCAAGTCGTCCCTCGCGTTCGACACGATCTTCGCGGAGGGCCAGCGCCGGTACGTCGAGTCGCTGTCCGCGTACGCCCGCCAGTTCCTCGGCCAGGTCGACCGGCCCGACGTGGACTTCATCGAGGGCCTGAGCCCCGCGGTCTCCATCGACCAGAAGTCCACGAACCGCAACCCCCGGTCCACGGTCGGCACCATCACCGAGATCTTCGACTACATGCGCCTGCTCTGGGCCCGCATCGGCGTCGCCCACTGCCCCGTCTGCGGGGAGCGCATCTCGCGCCAGACCGTGCAGCAGATCGCCGACCAGCTCATGGAGCTCGAGTCCGGCACGCGGTACCAGATCGTCAGCCCCATCGTGTCGCAGAAGAAGGGCGAGTTCGTCGACCTGTTCGCGGAGCTCGCCTCCGGCGGCTACTCGCGCGCCATCGTCGACGGGGAGCTCATCCAGCTCAGCTCGCCCCCCAAGCTCAAGAAGCAGTACAAGCACGACATCTCCGTGGTGGTGGACCGCCTGGTCGCCAACGACGACATCCTCGGGCGCCTCACCGACTCGCTCGAGACGGCGCTCCGCCTCACCGACGGCATCGTCATGATCGACTTCGTCGACGTCGAGGGCCCCGGCGGGCTCCAGACGTACTCGGAGAAGCTGTCGTGCCCGAACAACCACCCCATCCAGCTCACCGAGATCGAGCCGCGCACCTTCTCCTTCAACGCGCCCTTCGGCGCCTGCCCCGAGTGCTCCGGCCTCGGCACGCGCATGTCGGTCGACCAGGAGCTGCTCATCGGCGACGAGTCGCTGAGCATCGCCGACGGCGTCATCCTCCCCTGGACCACGCAGGGCAAGGGCCTCTTCCAGTACTACGAGAAGCTGCTCGCCGGCCTCGCGCGCGACCTCAAGTTCTCGCTCACCACGCCGTGGCGGAAGCTGTCGGAGGAGGTCCGCGAGGCGGTGCTCCGCGGCAACGACTTCGAGGTCCAGGTCAAGTGGAAGAACCGCTACGGCCGCGAGATGACCTACTCGTCGGGCTTCGAGGGCGTCATGCCCTACATCGAGCGCCAGTTCGCGCAGGCCGAGACCGACAACCAGCGCGCGCGCTGGGGCGAGTACCTGCGCGAGATCCCGTGCCCGGTCTGCGACGGCAAGCGGCTGAAGCCCGAGGTGCTCGCGGTCCTCGTGCACGGCGCGAACATCGCCGAGGTCGCGGAGATGAGCCTCTCGGACGCGCAGGCGTTCATGGCGCAGCTCGAGCTCACCGACCGCGAGGCGCACATCGCCGCGCAGGTCCTGCGGGAGATCCGCGTGCGGCTCGACTTCCTCATCGAGGTCGGCCTCAACTACCTCAACCTCGCGCGCGCCGCGGCGTCGCTCTCCGGCGGCGAGGCGCAGCGCATCCGCCTGGCCACGCAGATCGGCTCGGGCCTCACCGGCGTGCTCTACGTGCTCGACGAGCCGAGCATCGGCCTGCACCAGCGCGACAACCGCCGCCTCATCGAGACGCTCGTGAAGCTGCGCGACCTCGGCAACACGCTCATCGTCGTCGAGCACGACGAGGACACCATCCGCACCGCCGACTGGATCGTCGACATCGGACCGGGCGCGGGCGTCAACGGCGGCAAGGTCGTGCACTCGGGCTCCTACGAGGGCCTCATCGAGAACCGCGAGTCGCTCACGGGCGACTACCTCGCGGGCCGTCGCGCCATCGCCACGCCGGCGAAGCGCCGCAAGATCGACAAGAAGCGGCAGATCCAGGTGGTGGGCGCCCGCGCCAACAACCTGCAGAACGTCACGGCGTCCTTCCCGCTCGGCACGCTCACGGCCGTCACGGGCGTCAGCGGGTCGGGCAAGTCGTCGCTCGTGAACGACATCCTCTACCGGGTGCTCGCCAACGAGCTCAACGGCGCCCGCAAGGTGCCGGGCAAGCACGCGCGCGTCACCGGCCTCGAGAACCTCGACAAGGTCGTCCACGTCGACCAGAACCCCATCGGCCGCACCCCGCGCTCGAACCCCGCCACGTACACGGGCGTCTTCGACCGGATCCGCACCCTCTTCGCCGAGACCACCGAGGCCAAGGCGCGCGGGTACCTCCCCGGCCGCTTCAGCTTCAACGTCAAGGGCGGGCGCTGCGAGGCCTGCTCGGGCGACGGCACCATCAAGATCGAGATGAACTTCCTGCCCGACGTCTACGTGGCCTGCGAGGTCTGCGGGGGAGCGCGCTACAACCGCGACACCCTCAGCGTCCACTACAAGGGCAAGAGCATCGCCGAGGTGCTCGACATGTCCATCAGCGAGGCGGCGGAGTTCTTCGAGCCCATCCAGGCCATCCACCGCTTCATGAAGACCCTGGTCGACGTGGGCCTCGGCTACGTGCGCCTCGGCCAGAGCGCCACCACGCTCTCGGGCGGCGAGGCGCAGCGCGTCAAGCTGTCCACGGAGCTGCAGCGCCGCTCGAACGGCCGCAGCATCTACGTGCTCGACGAGCCGACCACGGGCCTCCACTTCGAGGACGTGCGCAAGCTCCTCCTCGTGCTCAACGGGCTGGTCGACAAGGGCAACACGGTCATCGTCATCGAGCACAACCTCGACGTCATCAAGTCGGCCGACTGGCTCATCGACATGGGTCCCGAGGGCGGCGCGGGCGGCGGCACGGTCCTCGCGACCGGCACGCCCGAGCATCTCGCCACGGTGCCGGAGAGCTACACCGGCGGGTTCCTCCGCGAGGTGCTCGAGGCCGAGGCCGAGGCGTCCGCGGCCGGTTCCCAGCGTGCGCGCGAGGAGCGCGCGGCCGTCTGA
- the uvrB gene encoding excinuclease ABC subunit UvrB, producing MQPTRSVRPFKVVSEYSPSGDQPTAIAELAGRVNAGEPDVVLLGATGTGKSATAAWLIEKVQRPTLILAHNKTLAAQLATEFRELMPDNAVEYFVSYYDYYQPEAYVPQTDTFIEKDSSVNAEVERLRHSTTNSLLSRRDVVVVSTVSCIYGLGQPEQYMNAMVALQVGMQINRDTLIRKFVSMQYQRNDVDFSRGNFRVRGDTIEIIPMYEELAIRIEMFGDEIEALYTLHPLTGDVVRKMDSVSVFPGSHYVAETEVMQRAIGTIQQELEERLAVLEREGKLLEAQRLRMRTNFDIEMMQQIGFCSGIENYSRHIDGRDAGEAPHCLLDYFPDDFLVIIDESHVTVPQIGAMFEGDSSRKRTLVEHGFRLPSALDNRPLKWNEFTERVGQTVYMSATPGKYELGMGDGVVEQIIRPTGLIDPAIVVKPTKGQIDDLLEQIRIRVEKDERILVTTLTKKMAEELTDYFAEAGVRVRYLHSDVDTLRRVELLSELRAGIYDVLVGINLLREGLDLPEVSLVAILDADKEGFLRSSTSLIQTIGRAARNVSGEVHMYADVLTDSMKRAIDETDRRREKQVAYNTEHGIDPTPLRKRIADITEILAREGEDTKKMLEGRGGGKRSPTPNLRREGKAAAGANELETIISDLNDQMLQAAGELKFELAARLRDELGDLKRELRQMEKAGHLS from the coding sequence ATGCAGCCCACCCGGTCCGTGCGCCCGTTCAAGGTCGTCAGCGAGTACTCCCCGAGCGGCGACCAGCCCACGGCCATCGCCGAGCTGGCAGGGCGCGTGAACGCCGGCGAACCCGACGTGGTGCTGCTCGGCGCCACGGGCACCGGCAAGTCGGCCACCGCGGCCTGGCTCATCGAGAAGGTCCAGCGGCCGACGCTCATCCTCGCCCACAACAAGACCCTGGCCGCCCAGCTCGCCACCGAGTTCCGCGAGCTCATGCCGGACAACGCCGTCGAGTACTTCGTCTCGTACTACGACTACTACCAGCCGGAGGCGTACGTCCCGCAGACGGACACCTTCATCGAGAAGGACTCGTCGGTCAACGCCGAGGTCGAGCGCCTCCGCCACTCCACCACGAACTCGCTGCTCAGCCGCCGCGACGTGGTGGTGGTGAGCACGGTCTCCTGCATCTACGGCCTCGGCCAGCCCGAGCAGTACATGAACGCGATGGTCGCGCTCCAGGTGGGCATGCAGATCAACCGCGACACGCTCATCCGCAAGTTCGTCTCCATGCAGTACCAGCGCAACGACGTCGACTTCTCCCGCGGCAACTTCCGCGTGCGCGGCGACACCATCGAGATCATCCCGATGTACGAGGAGCTGGCCATCCGCATCGAGATGTTCGGCGACGAGATCGAGGCGCTCTACACGCTGCACCCGCTCACGGGCGACGTGGTCCGCAAGATGGACTCGGTCTCCGTCTTCCCGGGATCGCACTACGTGGCCGAGACCGAGGTCATGCAGCGCGCCATCGGCACCATCCAGCAGGAGCTCGAGGAGCGGCTGGCCGTGCTCGAGCGCGAGGGCAAGCTGCTCGAGGCCCAGCGCCTGCGCATGCGCACCAACTTCGACATCGAGATGATGCAGCAGATCGGCTTCTGCTCCGGCATCGAGAACTACTCCCGCCACATCGACGGGCGCGACGCGGGCGAGGCTCCGCACTGCCTGCTCGACTACTTCCCGGACGACTTCCTCGTCATCATCGACGAGTCGCACGTCACCGTCCCCCAGATCGGCGCCATGTTCGAGGGCGACTCCTCGCGCAAGCGCACGCTCGTGGAGCACGGCTTCCGGCTGCCCAGCGCGCTCGACAACCGGCCGCTGAAGTGGAACGAGTTCACCGAGCGCGTCGGCCAGACCGTCTACATGTCGGCCACGCCCGGCAAGTACGAGCTCGGCATGGGCGACGGCGTGGTGGAGCAGATCATCCGCCCCACCGGCCTCATCGACCCGGCCATCGTGGTCAAGCCCACGAAGGGGCAGATCGACGACCTGCTCGAGCAGATCCGCATCCGCGTGGAGAAGGACGAGCGCATCCTCGTCACCACGCTCACGAAGAAGATGGCGGAGGAGCTCACCGACTACTTCGCGGAGGCGGGCGTGCGCGTGCGGTACCTCCACTCGGACGTCGACACCCTGCGCCGCGTGGAGCTGCTCAGCGAGCTGCGCGCCGGCATCTACGACGTGCTCGTGGGCATCAACCTGCTGCGCGAGGGCCTCGACCTGCCGGAGGTGTCGCTCGTCGCGATCCTCGACGCCGACAAGGAGGGCTTCCTCCGCTCGTCCACGTCGCTCATCCAGACCATCGGCCGCGCGGCGCGCAACGTCTCGGGCGAGGTGCACATGTACGCCGACGTCCTCACGGACAGCATGAAGCGCGCCATCGACGAGACCGACCGCCGTCGCGAGAAGCAGGTCGCCTACAACACCGAGCACGGCATCGACCCAACGCCGCTGCGCAAGCGCATCGCCGACATCACGGAGATCCTGGCGCGCGAGGGCGAGGACACGAAGAAGATGCTCGAGGGGCGCGGCGGCGGCAAGCGGTCGCCCACGCCGAACCTCCGTCGCGAGGGCAAGGCGGCCGCCGGGGCGAACGAGCTGGAGACCATCATCTCCGACCTCAACGACCAGATGCTGCAGGCCGCGGGCGAGCTCAAGTTCGAGCTGGCGGCGCGCCTCCGCGACGAGCTGGGCGACCTCAAGCGCGAGCTCCGTCAGATGGAGAAGGCCGGGCACCTGTCCTGA